Part of the Panicum virgatum strain AP13 chromosome 4N, P.virgatum_v5, whole genome shotgun sequence genome is shown below.
TTTGGACTAAAAACTTTCCCTACCTGTTTGGTTACAAAGACTAAAAGCAAGTATTATGGTAGGCTATAAGTAGGCTGAATGCTGAGgtggaagagagagaagagaagtgGGCTGTAAGCTTACAGCCAGTTTCAACACAAGAATCAAGAAAGTTTGTGAGATAGACAAGTGGGCCATATGTTAATGGTGGAGAGCTAAACTACTATAGAAGTGGGTTGAGATATGAGCTGCAAGATTCTTGTAGCCAACAGCTGGCTAAATCATTAGTCTTGCTCTAAAAAAGACCAGATGTCATTAAATGAGTGCACAAAGTACCATATTATCCCTAATATGCATACATCCAAGAGGTGGGGATCAGGAGTAGGAGTGGAATAGTAGGCTATGTAGGCTAAAAAAGTCTCAAAAAACTCCTCAGTCTTCTCTAGCAAAAATCTCTAGCCCAAAAAATCCCTAAAAAGTCCCTCCTGTTTAGTTTAAAAGTCCCATAAATTCAAAGAACTTATAGAAAAGTCCTCAAACCAGGGTCTAGGTCTTCCAACCCGATCGAATGGCTTCCGAtccaaggccttgtttagttgtgtAAACTTTAGGGTGTAAAgtattgtagcacttttgtttgtatttgataattattatctgattatgggttaactaggctcaaaaaaattatctcgcaaattacagacaaactgtgtaattagttattttgtttagctacatttaatgcttcatgcatgcgtttaaagattcgatgtaatgggtaatcttgtaaaattttagaattttgaaggcaactaaacaagggtcGAAGCCTCTGCTTGCTTAGTCTATGAACAAATTGAATTCTACCAGTAGCTAGGTCTTACGAACTCATCCACAAACATGATCGGAACTAGTTGGAACCCAGCACTGGTGCCCAGCACGCATCTAGTCGGAATTTGGAACCGGAGGCTTACCCGATCGATGAGGAGACACGGCCGGCCGGGAGgctacgcgcgcggcgcgggaggagacagcagcccgcggcggccgctgccCTCTTCTCTCTGTCGCCGTGGAAGCGctcccgcggcgccggcgagccccgtggAAGCGCTCCCGCGGCGCCAGGCGCGGGGCGCTCGCCGACGACAGCTTCCCAATGGCGAATTGGCGACGGCCAGAGTATGAATGAATTTTGAAGAGAAGTGGGCCTTCGCAAAGCTAGTGTCCGAATAGGGCTGGGCCGATTCACTAAGTGTTCAGCCCATAGTCAGTGCATTTCTACCCCCAAACTAGTGACTGGTGGGTTCCCAATACAAATTTCCACATTATTTAACTTCACCGAGCTATTTAAACTGAGTTACTCGTATctttgttcaaaattttttagGCAATATGCTATGTTACAAAAATTATCATATCTTTTTGCGACAATTTTTCATAGTTTCGAGTACCTAATGCTAGTTCGATTCTTCAAATATTTGTGAAAAAATATCATAAACTAATATTCATAACACATTTCTGATCTCTCTAACACGAGCAATGGTAGTACAAAATTTCCTCATCAGAAACGTCGATGACACCGGGCGTGTAACACTTGCAGGTGCAGAGGTGCGCGGACGACATGTCGATCCTGATCACCACCTACGAGGGCACGCACAACCAcccgctctccgcctccgccaccgccatggcctccaccacctccgccgcggcgtccaTGCTCACCTCGggctcctccacctccctccgcttccccgccgccgccggcctcggcttcggcttcccggcggcgcacgacggcgccgcctcctccaaaCACTTCTTCCTCCCGAACGGCGGCGCTGCGTCCATCACCTCCACCCCGTCCTACCCGACCATCACCCTCGACctcacctcgccggcggccgcctcgCAGGCCTTCTCGCTGAGCAGCAGGTTCCCGTCGAGCAGCTTCGGACACGGCGGCTCGAGGTACCCTCCCACGAGCTTCTCCTTCTCCACCTCCGGGCCGAGCGCGCTGTCCGGCGCGgcttggccggcggccggcggtgccgGGTACCTGAGCTACGGATCACCAGCTCCGTCGCTGTTCACCGGCGGTAAGCACAGCATCAACGGAAGGCAACAAGGCGGGGAAGCCCCGGTGCTCCACCACCAGCTGCAGAAGGCTTCCGCGAGCGGGAGCTCGACGGCCGGCGTGCTCACCGACACGATAGCGAAGGCGATCACGTCGGACCCGGGCTTCCACACGGCGCTGGCGGCCGCCATCACGTCGTACGTCGGCACGCAGGGCGGCAAATCGTCGTCGGCGGAAGGCGACGGCGGGAGCCAGCTGCAGGGGCTTAAGTGGGGGCAGCACCTCGGCCTGGGCCCGTCGCCGTCAAGCGCGGGCGCGGCGTGCTCGTCGGCGGTGCTGGCGCGGTCATCGCCGACGACGGAAGCGGCGGAGCAGGGTTCGAATGGGCATCGGTCGTTCTTGCAGCCATCGCTGGGGGTGTCAGGCTCTCACAGTGCCTCCACCTCTCCTGTGGAGAACAGGGAGCACTGATCGCATCAGCTGGAGATTCTGAACTTGTTTGATTCACTTCGTTCAAATGTTTGTCAAAATTTGGTTATTTCATCGTTTGGTGTATATATCCCGGGGATAAGTGCGTAATTTCAGAGGATAAATATCCTGACTCTCACTGTATGTAGGATATAAAAAAATTGGTTTGATTCACAACACAAatgtaaaacagaaaattgcatTTATGTTTGTCCAGCCTTTCCTTCCCTGAGTTGGCAGAATGTGCGCTGATTATGATACATGAACACAATAGTTAACTGCAATTCAAATCTCCACTAATTCCAGAATCCAGAATAAAGAACTATCtacagagttttttttttttggtacacAGGTACATACATAAGAGTTGGACAGTGTAGAATCCTCGGATGATTCGATGAATCCAAACGGTATGTTACTGTAAACATTTGATAGCTGCGCAGAAATCCCAAAACATACTGGATGTTGCTAGAAAAAGCGGTACCCATGGAGTTTCAGACTGAAAACAGAAGGGATGCACCAAAACTATCTTCTTGCATAACTCAAGATTTAAGAATAAACCGTCATGGGGATTATCAGGGACTTCAGATGTCCATTTTCACTTGGAGATGACCCTCATAAATCGGCTGACAGAACTAAACACGCCCATGACATTGTTCATCAACGATGGTGACTCTTCAGATTGCTCATCGGCACCTCCAAATATCCTCTGCAGATTAGAATGTTGTAAGTTCAATTATTTAGAAATGTAATCATATGGGTAGTAAAATCTTTATTGGTGAACTACAAAAGCACATATAATCAAACATTGTCTTAAACAGCGAACATAtgttttcctaaaaaaaaaaaggatttgcACTCTCCATCCTGTGTTGAATGCCAGTAGTCTGGCTGCTTAATGTGTAATGCAACAAGAAAATGCTGTCTTGAGAAGGCAAATGCTGACTATTGGGTGCTTGCAGTTTCTACAGAATACTCCGTCCGTCCCATTTTAACTGCACTTATGAGGTTCAAAAATTGTCCCACATTAAACGCACACAACAGGTCACGGTGAACAGATCCGCCAGCTTTTGGATCAATTAAAAAATCTAAACGCGTCCGATCGCATGCAGCAGGGCAGGAACCAGAGGTAACAGTGCAGCATCCTTGCTCTTTCCGTGGACAGGAGTGCAACGATGGTACTATCCGGACTCTGGAGTACTCCGTACTCCACTAGCTACCAGACTAGTCCaaggccatgtttggatgaatacatcaaaactttttcaaatgcatgcatgaagtactaaatgaagtttatttgcaaaatctttttaggaatgggtgtaacttttcgagacgaatctaatgagccaagtttcatcataattggctacagtgatgctacagtaaccacacTCAATCATCTTCTAcacgtgcggtcaaagacctcattagctagagcaactgctacagtaccatagttgtggaggtaattttgtaattagactttatttaatacccctaattagtggtcaaagcatcatttctctctcatcaaaacttttacacacctaaaccaaacatggcccaagcCTCCGTCCTCAACGAGCCTCTGCGCGCAATGCAACTCCCTGACATCTATAGGGGTATTTGGGTAATTTCCAACCAATCTTGTGTTGTGGACTCATTTATGGGCCGCACAtatgagaggaggaagaaaaatgtgTGAGAAGTGTTATGGGCCGATCTAGGCCCACGAGTACTGTAGCGCGTGTGTGAACAGTGCCGAATCCTATTTGATTAGGTTAATTTGGTGtattaggaaagagataagatagattgattcggttagaatattgcttaggggtcaagtcagTCGTCTCTATAAAAGAGACTATCTTGTATCAATGAAGGACAAGCAAGATTAGAACCAAATACTTCCCAGAGCCTCCAACATGAGGGCGGGTAGCCTCTAATCCTGTTATCTACCATATCATCTGGTATCACGATCCTCCGATCCTGCGCCTCCAACCCCAccaccaaccctagccgccaaaACCCCTACACAAACCATCCCTGCGCCTCCAGCCATAGCCGCCAACCCCTCCCTGCGCACTGCCTCCGCTAAACCCTCAACCAGCCGCCGGATCAGAGACTTCCTCACCCGGCACCACCTCTgtccgccatggccgacgcCCAGGTTCCGGTGGACATCAGCGCCAAGCTCGACAACCTCCTCCGCGCAGTCGAGCTCAACACCCATGAGATCAGCCAAGTCAAGAACCAGTATTCAGCACTCAGCACTGGACGTAGCCGTCAATCGGATCCAAACCCGGGCCCTGGAGAAGTTTCCCACAAACCAGTTCGAGGCCTCAGGATCTGACCCGCCATCCCCCCACCCATCGCCCGCGCACAAGCTCAAGTTCCCCGACTACTACGGCAAGGACGATCCGGCAATCTGGCTGCACAAATGCGAGCAGTGCTTCCAAGCCTATCGCACCCCGGAGGCGAACAAGACCTGGACGGCATCCTTCTACCTCCACGAGGCAGCCGCCCGATGGTACTTTCGGCTGGAGCGTAATCGCGGCGTTCCATCGTGGCCGGAGTTCGTTCAGGCCATCAACCGTCGCTTCGGGCCGTCCATCCGCAACAACCCCCTCGGCGAACTGGCCCAGCTCCGCCGGACGGGTAAGGTCGACGACTTCATCGACCAATTCCTCACCCAACTCGCCCGCTGCGACGACGTCTCCGAACGGCAGCAGACCGACCTGTTTATGGCCGGTTTGGGCGGCACACTGCAGATCGATGTGGAGATGTAGCACCCGGAGTACCTCGAGGACGCCATGAATCTCGCTCGGGCATACGAGCGGCATTCGACTTCGATCGTCACGGAGTCGCGATCTGCGTGGCGCCCTCCCCCCGGGGTTCCAAATCATCGTCAGCAgcggcgtcgccggccgccccaGCGTCCGCGGCGGCCTCCCAGCATCGGACGGCGCCCTCTGCATCCTCGGCcgtccctccaccgccgccagatCCTTCGCCAGCGGCCCCGCCGTTTACACGCTTCCGGCGGCTGTCCGCAGAGGAGATGGACGATCGCCGCACCCGCGGCCTGTGCTTCAACTGCCCCGAGAAGTTCGCTCCCGGGCACAACAAGGTGTGCAAGGGCAAGGGGGTCTACACCATCGAGATATCCGAAGACTTCCCCCTGGAAGACGACGC
Proteins encoded:
- the LOC120671521 gene encoding WRKY transcription factor 72A-like → MTKGVKQLGSHEERLTDKAKDDDHIPDGNLFKSLHKSSSGTKVCSPNPLERSQIDEESNQTSANLKAHNKVEEDKLASTRAEMGEVREENKRLKTMLSRIVEDYRSLQLHFHDVLQQGQAKKLAYPATVAPTDVEEPEFVSLSLGTSTSTRKKEETSSVSEGKGREDSMNTNKGGLSLGLSDCKVGATNNAKIQPDVLTPEGSSEDAKDDAMEAADQQWPPSKTLKNLRGVGAEAEDDIGPLQQAKKTRVSVRARCDAPTMNDGCQWRKYGQKIAKGNPCPRAYYRCTVAAGCPVRKQVQRCADDMSILITTYEGTHNHPLSASATAMASTTSAAASMLTSGSSTSLRFPAAAGLGFGFPAAHDGAASSKHFFLPNGGAASITSTPSYPTITLDLTSPAAASQAFSLSSRFPSSSFGHGGSRYPPTSFSFSTSGPSALSGAAWPAAGGAGYLSYGSPAPSLFTGGKHSINGRQQGGEAPVLHHQLQKASASGSSTAGVLTDTIAKAITSDPGFHTALAAAITSYVGTQGGKSSSAEGDGGSQLQGLKWGQHLGLGPSPSSAGAACSSAVLARSSPTTEAAEQGSNGHRSFLQPSLGVSGSHSASTSPVENREH